The Saccharomonospora glauca K62 genome has a segment encoding these proteins:
- a CDS encoding WXG100 family type VII secretion target: MAGGFTGTPEQFQQAYRDVDEIKASMDQNLNQLRDNIEATQAGWQGMAAKAFQNVMAAFDEKTRKLNEALGNIGELLQQSGVKYQQAEEEQNAAISNIGNALGGL; the protein is encoded by the coding sequence ATGGCAGGCGGTTTCACCGGGACACCGGAACAGTTCCAGCAGGCTTACCGGGACGTCGACGAGATCAAGGCGTCGATGGACCAGAACCTCAACCAGCTGCGCGACAACATCGAGGCGACGCAGGCCGGCTGGCAGGGCATGGCGGCGAAGGCCTTCCAGAACGTGATGGCCGCCTTCGACGAGAAGACCCGCAAGCTGAACGAGGCGCTCGGCAACATCGGTGAGCTGCTCCAGCAGTCCGGTGTCAAGTACCAGCAGGCGGAAGAGGAGCAGAACGCCGCGATCAGCAACATCGGCAACGCGCTCGGCGGTCTGTGA
- a CDS encoding WXG100 family type VII secretion target has translation MPDGIVVDYATIHTAAEDCQRTGSELEALFEDLKARLAPLTDSWTGEAMEAWMQCQNEWNQSLEEMKQVLAQIATALPQIADGYQATDKSIQGMF, from the coding sequence ATGCCGGACGGCATCGTTGTTGATTACGCCACTATTCACACTGCGGCCGAGGACTGCCAGCGCACCGGTTCGGAGCTGGAGGCCCTGTTCGAGGACCTCAAGGCTCGCCTGGCTCCGCTGACCGACTCCTGGACCGGTGAGGCCATGGAGGCCTGGATGCAGTGCCAGAACGAGTGGAACCAGTCGCTTGAGGAGATGAAGCAGGTGCTGGCTCAGATCGCCACCGCCCTGCCGCAGATCGCCGACGGCTACCAGGCCACGGACAAGAGCATCCAGGGCATGTTCTGA